From Candidatus Methylomirabilis lanthanidiphila:
CCGCAGGGAGGGATTATTGCATGACCGCTGACACTGTGATAACTAGGTCATGATGCTGGCTGCGTCCACAAGCTCAAGAGAGTGCGCGGATCCAAACTCCCGGGCCGCGTCGGTGAAATCGGACGTGGTAACGAAGACCCCCCTTCGTCGCTTTTGTGGCCGTAACGGCGCCCAGGAGCTCCCGAACTTGGGCGGGGGAGATCGTCTGTGCGCCGTAACGCTTGCATTGGACCACCAGCGTTTCCGATCCCTTGCGAGCGAGCAGGTCTACGCCCTCGTCGCCGCGCCCGCTGCGGTGCTCAACTTCGTAGCCCCGCCGCTCGTGCACCGCACGGATGTCGTACCCATTCTCGATCCGATGAGTGGCGAACAACTGCTACCCCACACCTTGTGGGGCTGTCAAGCATTTTGTGGTAGCGCTTTTTGGTGGCGAAAGAAGGGCGGGTGAACTGGGAAAAGACACGCCGGGGCGAGAGGGCACGTTCGATGATTGCAGCCTTCGAAAGACGCCGATGACCTTCCCTAACATCTTAACGCGCTCCTCCTCGCCGTCCATCTGGAAGCGCTTAACTGTAACCTCATCCTCGATTATGGCCACTACGATCTTGCCGGGACAGGTATCCGGCTGCACCGTACGAATACGAGGTGTCGTCAAAGATGCGGACCTCGCGCAGGACTGTCGCCCTCCGCTGCGGCTGAGGCATCTGGTTGGGTGTTCTTATCGTTGACTCATAGCAAGTCTGGCACGCTCCACCAAGCTGCCCGCGGCATATTTATGTAAGATACTGGCAATCAAAGTCTGGTATGGGATCCCCTCTTCGAGGGCCAGTGTCTGCAAGGCGTCCAGGTCCTTTTGCGACAGGCGAATATTGATCCGCCGATCCTTCTTGAACGTCGCCCTGGCATAGCCTTGATAGCGCGTCCGCTCCTTTTCCAGATTTTTCACCGATCGCCACTCGCCACGCTCCACGGTGGTGAGCAGTTCCCGTTCTTCTTGTGTCAGCTTAGTCATTATCAATCCTCTTCCGAAGGTACTGTGCCGTCAGTTTCCGACTCGGGAAGATGGTCTTCAGCAGTACGCCGTCCTCCAGTTCGAGACACGGCACGAGATATACGTAGTCTTCGAGTCGAACAACCAAGATGCGTTGCCCTGGATATTTCTGGGGGTTGGAGTGTTCCAGAATATCGAGCAAATCCCCCTGCTCGATGTGGAGGACTGCCCGTTCAAAAGAAATCCCACGTTCGCGTTTCAACCATTCGTTTTTCTCAGGTTCCCAGAAGAAAGGTTTCACAGGGCAAACGATATTACATTGTGTGCCATTTGTCAACAGCCCAATGCTTTCGCGCCGGACGGGGTACTTGCGGATCGCATGGCCGAGGTTGTTTTAATCAGGCGGTCTTATCCGGCCAGGGGCAGAGGTGGAGGACGGGGCAGCGGGGGCAGTCGGGCCGCTTGGCCATACACACGGCGCGGCCGTGGAAGACGAGCAGGTGGGTCAGGCGGGTCCACTGCTTTTCAGGAATGATCCGGCAGAGCTGCTGCTCGATCTCGTCCGGCTTGTCGCTCTGTGCCAGGCCCAGACGGTTGGCCACCCGTATGACATGAGTGTCCACCGCGATCCCGGCGGTGATGCCTAAGGCGTTGCTCAGGACGATATTGGCGGTCTTGCGCCAGACACCGGGCAGCGTGATCAACTCCTCCATCGTTTGCGGCACCTGCCCGCCGAACTCCTCCATGATCTTCTTGCAGCAGCCGATGATGCTCCTGGCCTTGTTTCGGTAAAAGCCTGTCGACCGGATCGCGTCCTCCAGCTCGACGGGATCGGCCTCGGCGAAGGCCTTCGGCGTCGAATACCGCTTGAACAGCCCCTTTGTGACCTGGTTAACCCGCTCGTCGGTACATTGGGCAGCCATGATCGTGGCGATCAGCAGTTCGAATGGGTTCTTGAAGTCCAGCGTTACGTGAGCATCGGGGTAGGTGTGCTCAAGGATGGCGAGGATCTTGTTCGCCGTAGCCGGCGTGGCGGTACGAATGTCACCCTTCGCTGCTCTCAACGTGACCATTCCGTGACCTCCCGCGTGGTGCCGGTTAGATCCAAGGACCCGATGAGATCGGTCACGCGCCCCACCTTGTGGTCGATCATATGCGCCTTGATCCCGTCGATGACCCGTTCTGCGCTGCTCGGCGAGGTGAAGTTCGCCGTCCCGACCGCGACGGCCGTGGCGCCGGCGATCAGGAACTCCAGCGCGTCGTCGGCCGTCATGATCCCGCCCATCCCGATCAGTGGAAGCTTCACCGCTTGCGCCACCTCCCAGACCATTCGGACCGCGACGGGCCGGATCGCAGGACCGGAGAGCCCACCCGTCACATTGCTGAGCTTCGGCCGCCGGCTTCGCACGTCAATGGCCATGCCGATCACTGTATTGATCAGGGAGAGCGCGTCGGCCCCGCCATCCGCCAGCGCCTGCGCGATCTCCACCACATCGGTGACATTCGGGGAGAGCTTTGGGATGAGGGGGAGGGATGTGGCCTGTCGTACGCACGCGACCAGTTTATTGGCCAGCACGGTGTTACAGCCGAAGATGAGGCCGTCGGCCACGTTGGGGCAGGAGATATTCAACTCGATCCCGCTGATGCCCGCGTGGTCGCTGAGCCGCTTCGCCAGCTCAACATAGTCATCGATCGACTCGCCGGCAATGTTGACGATGATAGGCGGACCCAACGTCCTGAGGTAGGGCAGTTTGTCCTCGATGAATGCGTGTACGCCGACATTCTGCAGACCGATGGCGTTCAGCATGCCGGCAGGGGTTTCGACGATGCGAGGCGGCGGATTTCCGGTACGCGGCGTACGTGTGATGGTCTTGACGATGATGGCCCCCAGACGAGACAGGTCCAGGAACGGCTCGAACTCCTGAGCATAGCCGAAGGTCCCGGAGGCGGTCATCACCGGGTTCTGCATACGGATGCCAGCGACAGTCACCCTCAGATCCGGTTTCACGAATTTATCCCTCATGCGGGCGGACACGGGGGCCCGCCCCTACACGGCCTCCTTACTCCAAATCGCACTTCCCAAATCCCCCCGCACCCCCCCTTTACAAAAGGGGGGACTGGGGGGATTTCGCACTCCGCAAACCGCGCGCTCGTTCCTCCTCGACGGCGGCCCGGTATCGCTGCTGCAGGTGACGGGTAATGGGACCGGGGTTGCCGGTACCGATCTTGCCGCTGTTGATTGCGATCAAGGGCGTCATCTCCTTGAGGGAACCGCTGAGGAACGCCTCGTCGGCGGACAGGAGCGCATCGAGAGACAGCGGGGCCTCGTAAACGATCAGACCTTCCCGCTTCGCCAGCTCGATCACCACGTCCCTGGTAATCCCAGGTAAGAGTCCGGAACTATCGGGAGGAGTCGTCAGTATCCCCTGTGAGACCGAGAATACGTTGCTCGTGGCCCCCTCGATGACACAACCATCAGTGCCTACGAACAGGGCCTCCTGGGCGCCTTCGCGCTTTGCCTGTACTGTGGCCAGCATGTTGTAGAGGTAGTCCAGCGACTTGATCTGAAGCGGGTTGAATGGATTACCCCAGTGAACGGTCATCACGCCGACCCCGAGGTGCTGACGTTCGGCAATTCCGGCATCCAATGGCTTGGCGACCAACAGCAGTGTGGGTGACGGGGGGGGATCGGGAGGCAGGAGGGAACCCAGCACGTCCGGGCCTCTTGTCACTATCAGCCGCAAAGACGCATCGGTAGCCTGAAGGCGATTACGCCGGAGCAGTTCACCCATCACCCGCCGCCACTTACCCACGTCGCCTTTAAACGGGATCCCGATCTGATCAGCACCTTTCTTGAGGCGCCCCAGGTGCCGATCGAGGGAGAAGACCCATCCGGTATACGCCCGGATGGTCTCGAAGAGGCCGTCGCCATACGTGAATCCTCGGTCAAATGCCGATACCTTCGCCCGCTCGGCTTGCACATAGCGCCCGTTCAGATAGACCACGGCCATCCTCGCCCTACCTCCCTTCACCGAGGCCGACGCCAAGCGTTCGAAAGAAGGTTTCGGCCTTGAGCAGCGTCTCCTCGTACTCTTTCATCGGCGACGAGTCGGCGACAATCCCTCCACCCGTCTGAAAGTAGATCTGTCCGCCCGTCACGATAGCTGTCCGAATGGCGATGTTCAGTTCCATTCCCCCTGAGAATCCGATGAACCCGATCGCCCCGGTGTAAAGGCCGCGAGCCGTTGGTTCCACCTCGTCGATCACCTCCATCGCGCGGATCTTAGGGGCTCCGGTAATGGACCCGCCAGGGAAGGTCGCTCGCAGACAGTCGATCGGGTCCGTTCCCTCCTCCAGAGTACCCGCCACGGTGGACACCATATGGTGAAGGGTGTGGTAGGTCTCGATCGTCTCGAACTGCTCCACATGCACGGAGCCGACTCGACAGATTCTGCCCAGATCGTTTCGCTCCAGGTCTACGATCATGACATGTTCGGCGCGCTCTTTCGGATCGTGACGGAGGTGCCCAATAATCCGCGCATCATCCTCTACGGTCATCCCGCGAGGGCGAGTCCCCTTGATCGGACAGGTTGAGATCCGATCCCCCTCCACCAGCAGGAACCGTTCCGGGGAGTTGGACA
This genomic window contains:
- a CDS encoding dihydroorotate dehydrogenase: MKPDLRVTVAGIRMQNPVMTASGTFGYAQEFEPFLDLSRLGAIIVKTITRTPRTGNPPPRIVETPAGMLNAIGLQNVGVHAFIEDKLPYLRTLGPPIIVNIAGESIDDYVELAKRLSDHAGISGIELNISCPNVADGLIFGCNTVLANKLVACVRQATSLPLIPKLSPNVTDVVEIAQALADGGADALSLINTVIGMAIDVRSRRPKLSNVTGGLSGPAIRPVAVRMVWEVAQAVKLPLIGMGGIMTADDALEFLIAGATAVAVGTANFTSPSSAERVIDGIKAHMIDHKVGRVTDLIGSLDLTGTTREVTEWSR
- a CDS encoding endonuclease III, which codes for MVTLRAAKGDIRTATPATANKILAILEHTYPDAHVTLDFKNPFELLIATIMAAQCTDERVNQVTKGLFKRYSTPKAFAEADPVELEDAIRSTGFYRNKARSIIGCCKKIMEEFGGQVPQTMEELITLPGVWRKTANIVLSNALGITAGIAVDTHVIRVANRLGLAQSDKPDEIEQQLCRIIPEKQWTRLTHLLVFHGRAVCMAKRPDCPRCPVLHLCPWPDKTA
- a CDS encoding toxin encodes the protein MKPFFWEPEKNEWLKRERGISFERAVLHIEQGDLLDILEHSNPQKYPGQRILVVRLEDYVYLVPCLELEDGVLLKTIFPSRKLTAQYLRKRIDND
- a CDS encoding Branched chain amino acid: 2-keto-4-methylthiobutyrate aminotransferase / branched chain amino acid aminotransferase, coding for MAVVYLNGRYVQAERAKVSAFDRGFTYGDGLFETIRAYTGWVFSLDRHLGRLKKGADQIGIPFKGDVGKWRRVMGELLRRNRLQATDASLRLIVTRGPDVLGSLLPPDPPPSPTLLLVAKPLDAGIAERQHLGVGVMTVHWGNPFNPLQIKSLDYLYNMLATVQAKREGAQEALFVGTDGCVIEGATSNVFSVSQGILTTPPDSSGLLPGITRDVVIELAKREGLIVYEAPLSLDALLSADEAFLSGSLKEMTPLIAINSGKIGTGNPGPITRHLQQRYRAAVEEERARGLRSAKSPQSPLL